Within the Miscanthus floridulus cultivar M001 chromosome 17, ASM1932011v1, whole genome shotgun sequence genome, the region GGAGTACTACCAATAATCTAGATACTATAGTACTAGCTAGGTAGTGATAAAAGCGTATAGAAAGCTCATTGCCTTTGTGAAGACTAATCAACCAACTGATGAAGAGCAAGAAGCGTCTCGATGTCCTAGCACCACAAAGTAGCTTATTAGGTCCTCTTTTTGCTCGTAGAGTTTCATACGATTTACCATgttgtatttttctctcacaacaaatcagcaccggTCAGCTTAAACCAGCTTAATATTGTATTGTCACGAGAAACCGAAGATAAACTAGTTAGTTTCACCAGTTTCTAGTTCATCTGAGGTGGAAAGAGAAAAAGAGCTCATATGCATGAACAGTGCGGGTGAAACCAATGCTGCTTTAAGCCCAACCAAAAAGTTTTCATATCTACGTATATCTAATATATGGATTGGTAAATTTCTTTTTTTCACTGTCCACCTCGTCTATCCATCCATCAATTTGTCTTTAGTCCTTCAATCTGCGGTCCCTCACTCTCACTTATTTCGGTTTGAATTTGGAGTTATACAGAATCTTCGTTAGCACCGTACCACTCATGACTCATACCATGGCCTCGCTGCTGTCCGCGCCAAATTCGTGTAGCTGCGCACGCGTGGCTCGTCTTCCACCTTTGTTTAACCCGGAACAGGTGCACACAAACAGCTGACCGTTTAAGTTGAGTCAATCTCTTGACAATTTTTTGTATTATACTTTATTATTATGGGCTTTGGAATTTATGTAATTTAATTAAGATTAGACTAAGCCtaattaaattaaaaaaatagCTAGCCTGTTATTAATGACACGAAGGAACCGTGCAATAAATTATATGTCTCGTTACACTGTACTAAAAGTTTTGTTCgtacgtctctctctctctctctctctctatatatatatatatatatatatatatatatatatatgcacacagCATATATTATAATACTcttctccatttcaaattataattcATTTGACTTCTTTTACCCTAAATTTGACCATTCAAAAAAAATTtacaaacatagtcaaatttaagttattTCTGAAGAACTTTTTGTTAATGAAGCAAGCCACATCGcgcaaaagaagtgatattttgcataAATTTTTGAATAAATCGAGAGGTGAAACGTAGGGTCAAAAAAaatcaaacgaattataatttggaacggatttagTATCATGCTACACTGCTACTgatgacatatatgcatgcatcgaCGGATCGCACGGTATCACCTCAGTTATAGTGTGGACGGACGGATCGATGGACCGGATCAAAATAaagccgccggccggccggcaaaGGTGATGATGCATATGCATGGTGCCGCACCACACGGCGGATGGATCGGGAGAGAGGGTGGTGTTGGTAGTCGGATAGATGGGCAACGGCAATGCATGCGTCAGTAGTGATATATGTCTCTCCCCAGGCCGGCCACTCACTGATCACTCAGCTTCTTCCAGCCAGAGAGAGCAGAGCTAGGTAGCTAGCTTCTGTGTGGTTGCACATGAGCatggccttgccttgcctttgctCCGCTCCGCTCCGGAAACGAACAAAGCAAGCTAGGAGCCAAAACAAGTGGAATCAGCATGCACGTACTCCTCTCCGATCCTATGCAAGTTAGTGGTGGGCAGCAGGATCTTTCTATGAATCGGACACGGACGAGATCAGGCCTCAGGCTCAGCTTGCGCGCGCGTGACTAGCTTGTTGTGACTTGCATTGTGacaccatccatccatccatccaaagCTACAGTGTGTAATTCCAACACAATGAAACTGTCGTCGACCGCTCGCGCATCACGACATCGAGCAACACGGCGATGCACatctgtgttttttttttgggggggccGAAAGCCAGAAGTTTCAAGTACAAGCGTCTCATTTTACAAGCTATGGCTTTTACATTGCGCTAGCTGAAATAGAACACCATACATCGGCGATTGCTCTGTCTTTCTTCGGCAAGCGTACCCTCCATAGGTGAGCTTCAGACTTGCAGGCCGTCAGCGCTCCCCGCAGAGTGGTGTCATCTGTTCACTATATATGTAATCTTCCCCGCCTGTAAACAAAACCTGCAGGCCTTTGCCTGCTCGGGCTACTGCGCTCCACCACCAGTTTCCCTAGGATTGGTGGTTAATATATTTTAGGTGGGGACTTGTTGTTCCCCGTCCTTTccataaagaagaagaagaagaagataacgCTTTAATTTCAGCATATATATGAAAAAATagcaaaaacttcaaaatgctcAAAGTTTTCttgtagcatatatatatatatatatatatatatatatatatatatatatatatatatatggaatggCCAGATCCACAGTTCCTATATGCATCATGCATGGCGCCTCGTTCTTTAATTTGTGTTGTGTTTTATATATAAAGCCCACGGGCTTGTAAAAGAACCGGCCAGGGCCCAGGACTAACTGCGTTCTCGGCCGGGCTCCCCGACTGCCACTACCGGAAACGACAAATTTGTCGAGTGTATtctctcggacactcggcaaatgagttttttgtcgagtgctatgctaaaaacactcggtaaaaaaaagAACACTCAGTaaagaggaggtttgccgagtgtcaaaaaaaacactcggcaaagagagggtttgccgagtgttttttttttacactcaacaaagaaataaaatctttttttctgggaaagaaggagaaggaaaaaaataaaaaaaactttgccgagtgcccagatctaagACACTCGTCAAAACAAAAAATtctttttctgggaaagaaggagaagaaaaaaataaaaaaaattttgccgagtgcccagatctaggacactcggtaaagaaaaaaaaaatctttttctaggaaagaaggagaagaagaaaaatgaaaaaaaaattgtcgACTGCCCAAAtgtagaacactcggcaaaggaaaaaaaatctttttttaaCCGGCCCCagcgggcgcccctcccctccctcttgtTCTTCCCCCACGGCCGCCCCCTCAGCcccaccctcccctcctccctctcccaagCGCGCCGCGCGCGACTCTCCTCTCCCGGTGCTGCGGTCCTCCTCTCCCGAACGCGCTGCGTGTAGCCCTCCTCTCCCGGTGCGGCGGCGCCCTCCCCCCCTCCCTCTtccggcgcggcggcgccctgCCCCTTTCCCTCTCCCGGCGCGACGGCGccctgccctctccctctcctagcTCGGCGGCGCCCTCCCGCTCTCTTTCCCGGCGGTGGCGCCCTCCCCCCTTCCTCTCTCGGCATGGCGGCACTCCCCCTGCCTCTCCCTTTCCCGGCGGCGGATCTACcggcggcgctcctccaccgcctcaacCAGATCCGGCACTGGCGTGGTGGTGGTCCTGGTGGCGGCAGGCAAGGGTGGCGGCGGCcgacttgtttttttttaaaaaagtttgccgagtgtttttggggtacTCGGCAACGTATTTGCCGAATGTGCgacaaaaaacacttggcaaactagCGTTTGTCGTCAAaacgtttaccgagtgtcatttgccgagtgtttttggggcttcgccgagtgcccctggcactcgacaaaggtccTGTATCCGGTAGTGTGCCAAGCAGCCGTCAGCGCGGCCGGCCTAGAGACCGCACTCAGCGTTTTCGGCCAACACGTGTTTCTTTGTTGTGGGTAGAGCGTACATTTCGTCTGGACGCGCGTTGGTTGGTGGGCCTCGACACCCGAACGATCAAAGGCAACACTTCAATGTTTCCCCATCTATTCTCGAACCAACTCTCCGTGCTTGCATCGCCACGGCTTGCTCGTGCTACCACGCCCGCACTGCCGCGGCTGCAATGCAGCGTCGTGCTGCACTGCGCCCGAGCACCACTGCCTGCTTTTCTGTCTCCCCACCGCCACTTACCACTTGCCGCCAAGTTCTTCGAGCCGACGCGGTGTGGTCCACGGCGAATGCTCTAGCACAGCGTTCTTCTCCACGCCCAGCCGCTTGCCTGCCGACATTCTCCTTCTCCACTGCACCCGAGCGCCGCTTGCTGGCTAccgcagttccccaccaggtaggccatggCTGCCGGCGGCGCCATGTTTTGTTTCAGATGTGTTTCAGAAGTTGTttccaagtgtttcatctatatgTCGTGTATATTGCAATGACTATatacgtatgttgtaagtatatgtttcagttgtttcatatgtatgtttcaagcgttttatctgtatgtttcatgtgttttatctatatgtttcatgtgtttcatcttgatgttgcaaaatgacctgatgttacatatgttgcaatggctacacacgtatgttttaagtgtatgtttcatctgttttagacgtatgttgcaaatgtatgctctaaatgtttcagctgtttcaggcgcatgtttcatgtgttttcatctagatgttgcaatgactatacaagTATGTTTCAATAGTATACTGTATATGTTGCAACGGTCGGATGGAAGTTGCAGAGGAGACGAGACGCTAGGACAGGGGAAGGGGCGCGGCCGAGGAAGCAGGCACGGCCGGGATGGAACCGCGGCGAGGGGAGGAGCGTGGTGCGGTGGGGGAGGAGCGCAGCGTGGCAAGGGAAGTAGCGCGACGGGCTTGACGTCGGGGGTGAAACCGGGATGGGGATCGAGTCACGGATTGTCGGACGCGGTCGCTAGCGCGGGATCGGTCGCAGGCAGCCGGACACGAATCGCTGGTGCGGGATCTGATGCGAGCACGGGGGACGCCCGATGCGAAGCGGTTGCAGGCGTCCGGACCTAGGGGCCGGACATCCGGGCGCTAACTCTGCCGTTTTTCTATGCACGCCAACATGTGTttctagcccccccccccccccccccccccttaatTTCTGGCCACCAACAGCCGATTCTTTCTTTCCCGTGTGTTATTCGCTCGCTGCTCCGGAGAAGATTTTCACGTTTTTGCCACGTTTCATAACTCATCACTGATTTCTGCCATTTCTTCGAACGAGTCCTTTGGGCCTTTGAGCAACAACACAAAGACTTCTTCCCTACTTACTTGTTTCTTCTTCTGCCGCCTGCACTGCACAATATCATACGTTTTGCCGCGAAATGCCTCATGCACCACCTACGGTCAAGAGCGTGTGTGCCTTTCCCGCTATGAGTAGCCCGTGGGAGGGAGGGAAGaaacgagagagaagaagaggcCTGGCGCGAGTGAAAGGTCACGCCGCGTGATCAGAAGGGTCAGATCTGCGAATTATTTTAAGACCAGGTTAATATCAAAATATATTTATTATTAAAAAaggttaaaaagaaaaagaaaaatcccAGCCAGGTAGGGCTGTTGAGTATATACCAGCCCAACCCGGTCTGATCCAACTGCAAGTCCAGAGTCGGGCCGTTTCGGAATAAGAACAAGAAATGCTCTTGAACCAAAGTGCGCAGCCGGCCATGGATGAAGAGGCATGGCCCATGGGCTTCTAGATTTTTCTTACTACCGGTCGAACACGACGGCCAACTGGAAAGTGGGAAGTGGGAACGGATGCACCCCCTCCGTGCCCGTCGCCCGATACCAGAATGCTACCGTACCAGCGATGAAAAAGATACGCCCCAACCTATTTATTAGTAACCAATTGGATACAAAACATCCACCCAGGCATCAGGATTGATCGCTCTGATGATAACGCTTGCCCAGCAAAACCAACACACACGGTCTATCTTAATAGACAGCAGCACTACATGAAAAATGCCCCCGCGAAAGCAATACCATGTTCCCTCCCTAAAACTAGAATGCAACATCTAGTGTATGTATAAGAGTTTGTCTCCTTGGGAGCTCCGGCGGTCGGAAACAATCCAATAAATAAAAATCACCAGATACTTTGGTAACAACGGGAGGCACAAAATGGTAAAaacgaaagaaaaaaaaagggaaCTTTACAGACCATGAACCAGGGCAGCCATTATCAGCAAAGACAAGCCCGCCACCTTCAATCCTGCCTTGCTTGCCCAAAGGCCAGCGAGAGGGAGTGCCAGAGTTAGAGATCCATGGCATGGCGGCTTGCTTCACATACCCTGCTGTTTGCTACTGTTAAAACTCCAGTCACTTGTCACAAACAAATGTCCATGCTCCTCTTCTCTCTTCTCACAAGCTCAGCAAGAACTTGAAAATATCACTCAGTGATATAATGCCCTCCACACGTTTGCTCCCAGCTTCCACAATGAACACCCGCCGCACCCCTAGCAACAAAATACCAAAAACGTCAAGACATTATTCTTCAGGTTCAGGTTCAGAGGGCAGCAACACCAGCAGCCTCCAGGTTCCAGCGGACTCACCAGGATTAGCCAGTcgctccatcaccttcagcaaaGGATCAGATCGGAGGCACATCTGGCATCTCTGACCGTTAAAAAACCCAAAAGGTGTATTGGCATCTTGTCCAAGCTGCAAAGCCTGAAAATCACGACACAACAGTTTCAAGCCCAAAACCAAAACATATACATAATTCATGGGACAGCCCCGTTTTGAAATTACACAGCACAGCCACTTCTAGTCCTTAATCTTCCTTTCCCTATTCTGTAGGATAGAACTTCCACCCTACTTAAATCTTATCAGCATTGGCTCGTATTACCGAAAAAACAAAGTTAAACACCCCCAAGCTGTTTTCCAAACTGCTTACAGAGAATGTGTACTTATGCAGAAATAAATTGCAGCGAGATAATGCATTAATTTCCGATTTCCATATTCCCAACTCTTCCCGTAATAGTTCCTCTAACCAAATCACCATATATAGTTAAGTTAAACAAGGTCAGCTAGCTCAAACGAGTTGTTTCAGGCTTTCAACCAAAAGGCTTGATCGAGATGTGTGGCATTTACTAGCATACCTGATGAATGGTCATTTCATCCAGCCGAACATGTGTGTAGACCTTGTCTTTTGCTAGGGCTGTGATGTCACTGCAAGGTCAAATGGATAGATAAATACATGGGAAAAATATAAGAGACACAGCCAAAGACAGCAGGCATCTGCAGGTCAGAATGGTGTACCTTCTAGAGTAAGTGTCAAGTAGGGCGTCATTTTCATCCACGATTGGTATTGAGCTTACTCCAGCTGCATACAACAGTGAGTACAAGCTTAAGAAATTAGTTACATAATAGAGCCAATAGTTTCCAATGGAACTGGTGTTGAACTTCAGTTGATAAACAAGAGCTGCCATGGGAAATGCAAGCAGGAGCACCAATGACACATTTCTAAATTGTAGTTTTCAGTTCCAGGAAAACAAGCACAGAACATACCTTGAACCAACATGTTAAGGGCAGAGCTAAGTGATGCATTAGGTCGCAACATAGCCAATGGACGACTGTTAGGATCACCAATTTTCGGAACCCAGGAACCCAGCGGAATGGAGCACACTGGTTGGTTCAGAATAGGCAAATTACCAGTCGAGTTTTTGAAATATCTACAAATACCTGAAAAGTATACAGGTAAACTGAATTAAGATATCTTGTAACAAGTTACTCATCATTGCATAAAATGCTCCATGTTTTCAAATGGGGAGAACTTACATTTCAAAATTCCAGAAAGGGATGCAAGATGCAACAACTGCGGGAATGATCCATccgatgatgatgaataaatAACCGGCACTGTAGAAATACCATTTTGCAAAAGCTTTACTGCAATGTCCCTCAAGGACTCATAAGGGGTGGCCTACACAACAGACGAAAGAGTATGAGAGAATtggcaaataaaaaaataaaaaactgagCTTCAAATGCaaggaaaagagagaaaaaacactAAAGTTTAAAGGCAATTCACATTCTCATATTTCACAACCATGAAACTTGCAACACATATTATGTTAAAGAGCCCTGTGATTCTCATCGATACGGGCAACCATAAACTATGGAATTCAGAAAAGGAAGAACTCTGGCCCTACACAGCCCACGGCTCCACTTAACACTGAACCCGTAGCAACACCCCACATCTACTCCCTTTGCTGTCCTCTCTTACCCTACCTGATCAATGGACCCTTCCTGCACCATCTACTCCTGATCTCCTGCACTGCTGCTCCTTTCACACTCACTAATGCCTACTCATCACCAGCTACTCTACTCCAGCAAACCTACTGCTAGATTTAACAGTAGGGGCCAATCAACATCACTACCACCACCCTCCACCTGAAATGAATGAGCCACAGCACTCATTCTCCAGCACAGAAACCAAGCAGCTAAGCCAAACTGTACTCTCAGCCACTCATACATCACAAATGTTAACAGTGACCTTCCAGCAATTCAGAATCAAGTACCATAGTTTCATCCTGATATAGTACGAAGGTTCGATCATCAATTTCATGATAAATATCAATTCAACATAAAAACACAGTATTCAAACGGTATGAAATTCATATTGACTTTCCAAACATAAACAAGGTACCACTTACATGCAATAGATGCTGATGTGGTCGCCACTGACCATCATTTCTTCCATAAGTTTGCCGCTTAGCCTCTTTCCATGCAGATATAGTGTGTGTTTCAAGCTGCTCTTCTGTCAAGTTCGAGCCATGAGTTTCTAGCTGCAACAGAAGCATGATaattttataaaacaattcaACCAAAATAACATCCAAAGATAAGCCCACATAAAGCTCAACCATATATATTTCTTTACAGATACACCATATCCATCACATACTATCGTGCTTTCAGTTTACAACACACAACAAAATAGTGACACCGATTAATACGCAAGT harbors:
- the LOC136516705 gene encoding sucrose nonfermenting 4-like protein; the protein is MFSHGADSAHDAGAVGVSSGGATVPTRFVWPYGGKRVFVSGSFTRWSEHLPMSPVEGCPTVFQTICSLSPGIHEYKFFVDGEWRHDERQPTISGEFGIVNTLYLTREFNQINALLSLSTPGSRMNMDVDNENFQRTVTLSDGTVSEGTPRVSEASIQISRCCVSEYLNLHTCYDLLPDSGKVIALDINLPVKQSFHILHEQGIPVAPLWDSFRGQFVGLLSPLDFILILRELETHGSNLTEEQLETHTISAWKEAKRQTYGRNDGQWRPHQHLLHATPYESLRDIAVKLLQNGISTVPVIYSSSSDGSFPQLLHLASLSGILKCICRYFKNSTGNLPILNQPVCSIPLGSWVPKIGDPNSRPLAMLRPNASLSSALNMLVQAGVSSIPIVDENDALLDTYSRSDITALAKDKVYTHVRLDEMTIHQALQLGQDANTPFGFFNGQRCQMCLRSDPLLKVMERLANPGVRRVFIVEAGSKRVEGIISLSDIFKFLLSL